The genomic window atcaataaataaaaatgtacttaTGCATAAGCATTAGATACAATATTTTCCTTGCTTTagacatgcaaaaaaaaaacaggaaagCGATACACATGATTTTGCTATCAAGTTTTGCAGGTGATTGTAAGAAAGTAATAGGAGACCGTGATGTGCAACAACTACAAAATTATCTGATACTATACCTCCTTGGATGACTCAGCATCCATCATAAGTCTGTCAATCTTCATCCCTTGTCTCTTGCGGTGACTGtgaccctcctcatcctcatcagaCAGGTCCTCCAACTGTAGAGGACCAAGCGATGGTTCAGCCGGTGACCCAGTTGTAATCTCAAGACAATGACTAGGCCCCTGAAATTGATAAATATTCAGCTTGTGTATTGTTGAAACACAGTCAAATAAAACAATCCTTAATTACTCGTAAtgaaaaaaaatccagaaagcAAATATTGCCAATACCTCCCACTTGTATACATCTTGCCGGGTGGAAGTTCTTCCTGGGGGGATCCAGGGAACACGGGTCTTTGTCTTGGCAGTTGTGCGCAAGCTCACCACATCCCCCTTGATCTGCACCTCTCTGGTCTTCATCTGGAAAAGCAGAAGCACAACAAATAACAGCATTATTTTAAATCTGTGCAGCATAGACGTTTTTGACTaaccaaaaaaataaaagaaaaaaacataaatatttaAACTGTACATTGTACAGATCATTTTCAGGaagaaatgttttattgaacttCTTAATCGATATTTCCAACTCACCTGAGCAGGCCTGTAAGTGCAGCTTTTCGGACTCTTTTTTAGATGAACATGCACTGGAGTGGACTCTGCGACATGGACATGCACAGGAGGTGATGAATCTCGTGTTTTCATTATTCAACCCAGGTCGTATTTTAATTAAATACACTGCAAGTAAATCTATCAAGACTTTATTGTTGGGCTACGCTCGGTGTTGATGTTAGCTTCCCAACAACGAAGTCAAAATGGTCCCTAAACATTACTTTAAAGAATTGTTATAGGTTATCGTCTGCGTCGTATCTAACGACTCCGGCTTCAGAGACAGAAACGATAAACAAGACTTTTCAAAGAAGGTCAAATTGGATTGGCTCGTTCATACTGGATATTTAAGATACTGCGTTGTGATTGGATAGCAGTCTTAAGCCCCACATTCTAGTCAAACGTTGCCAGTAGCAACAGGAAGTTCCTTAATAATACGTCATATATCCGCGAACTCCTGAACTGTAGACGGCGCAATACGtttttgtaaacgttgtttcaATAGTAGCCCTGTGGACCTAAAGGAAAACGGCCGATTCTGATGATTATTTCAAACATTTTATAGGAAATCTTCAAAGATTTGAACATTGGACCGATTGCGTGAAACAATTAGGCTAGGCTACTTATTGTCTCGAACCGATTGCATGATCGCGCTTGGGGAAAGTGACCATGTGGCCAACAATGACTAGCAAAGCGCGCACTTTATCAGAACTTCTGCAGAGACAGTACGCTTTTTACTCGTGTCTCACTTTAATTTTACAATTTGCAAAGCCCGGCGAAGGTTGCAATTCACAAAGTGTAGGCGTCTCGCTTCTCTGTAGGGCTTGTGGACATGATTTGGCATTTGAAAGAGATGCCAAATTCATACCTAGTCGACTTGCGCTTTCACATAGAAATGACACAGTGCTTGGGGATAAGATAGTCCCCGTCCAGCTGTTCGAAAACCCTCATGGTCATCAATTTGAAGTTGTGACATTCACAAGGGCTGACGTTTTTAAACACTTTCCGGCAGATAAGCACTTTTCCTGGTATCCTGGATACTCATGGGCTATAGCCACATGCCGAACATGCCACACGCACCTTGGTGGGTTTATTTAATTTACAAGGAAAATTTTTCATTTGACATACTTGCAACCCTTGTTTGTGACGAGCTGTTCTTTGCAGGTTGGGCGTTTCAACCAAATAACTGGTCGAGTACAGTCACAGAAGGGGAGTTCGAAGAATCGGAGCACACCTTCCTAGCTTTGATCACTCACCGATTGCTGAAAGAAGATTTCGCATCATCCCTTCTTATTACTCCCAAAGCATTAAGAGCATGACTTGTCTGTAACCTTGACCTTGTCAGAATTTCTAATAAAAATCGCATGTGTTATTGCCAGCATGCTTTACTGTCACTGTTCTAGTGTTCGACTTTATAAAAGACATCCATAAgatcacacgcatacacattaCGTTTTATTGTAACAAAGCAACTTGTACACCTCAAATTTAAAACAATTTTCCCAGCAGAAAAGAAAATGGTGACCAGATGTAAATTCCATGAGTAAACCAGTCATTTTCCAAGAAGTAGTGGGGGCCAAAATGTACAagtgtttctcttttttttcggtTTTGTGTTCTTTATTAAAAATGTCATCTCATGGATATCTGTAAAACAATACAAtgaaaatcaaaacaaatcCCATAGAACTGACTTCACATGCCCACCCTCAACACCCAAGATATAACCCTTTCCGACCCTAACTTTGACCCCAAACATTACAAGAGGTGATAGGAATGAGCTGGTACTTTCTGTTCATTTTAACCACATAGggcaaaataaagaaaaaacaaaattaCAGAACTTGAGGGATCTACTCCCAAACTGAAGAAAATTTGAAAAACTGGAGTTCTGGCTGCTAGCGCTAAGTCACTGCACCATGGCTTTGATCACTTAtagcaaaactttaaacaggCAGAAATTATATTTATAAATTGCTATTCCTAAAACTACTCAGGATGATGAGCTGATtctatatttttttgttttttaggttTTTATTTTTGAGATGAATGTTGGAATTGAGGTGGTACTTAAAATTCGAGGCAACCTTTTGCCTTAAGCTTCATGTGAGTGAAAGAAACTTAACATGGCacggacaggagagagggcttCAAAATGAGATGAAGCACAgacataaaaaaataattttgttcCCAAATATGGGTGAAGAACCGAAAGGGGGACAATAGGAAAAGAAATTGGTAGATCATGTCTGGTTCAGTCATCTTCTCCATCATCATCCTAAAACAAAGAGGAATCATATCAATTGTGTGAAACAGTAGTTATTTAGCACTTGTGTTTACAAGAAACAAAAAGATATTTGACTAATACTGCCAACATACCTCGCCATCAtctccatcatcctcttcatcatcctcccctTCATCTTCATCACCCTCCTCATCAATGTCTTCAAGAccttcctcatcttcatcatcatcttcaccctcaccctcctcgtCATCCATGTCTGGAACCTGCACAATAAACAAGCCAGTTCTCAGTTTACCCATAAGTCAACAGCACAGGAATATaatgaatgtaaaaaaataaacgaGCAGTACATTATCCGGTGTCGGTACTTGCTTAGCCAAATTCATTACGCTACTAACCAGGTAGTACTGCAGAGGGTTAGGCCAGATGTCATCCTTAATAACCTCTCCAAGCTCATCTGCCCCGGCATCAGAGTGATCAGTAAACCAGGTGAAGAAGCTCTCCGGCTCCTCATGTTGCCTCTTCCTCCCAGCTTTATTCTGTGTCTGGCTGGAGCGCTTGGTAAGGTCCTTTTAGTTaagaaacaaaatacaaatgttacTGTATCAAAAACTCACGGAGAATCTTGTTATAAAATACAAAGATCCATTTCTTATCAAATTAAGGCTCAACATTTATAAGAGAACACTATTAATCCTCAGGCAGGTACATTTGAGAATGTATTGCATATTTGTCTTTCATAATTAATCAGGTTAACTTGTAGTAACAAATCGGGAAATACCTTTCCCGATTTCCATTTGATTTCTGTTGACTTTGAAGATGGGTCTCCACTCTCATTCAGATGGAACTCTTTGGAAAGGACTTTGTTTTCGAAGTATGGGTTCTCGTCGAAGTACTACAAAAGAGAAATGAGAATTGCTTGCACTCGAGGAAATAGGAGGGTCGGGATGGTTAAAACAATGGAAGCTGTTAAGAAACCTTAATGTACTTCTTAAAACTTACAAAATCTATTCTGTAGCCTGACTTGATATCTTCGAACTCCGTCACCTCCACCCTGGTGAGATAGTGAAgtgcctcctcatcttcctctcctagAAGGGCAGAAActgcaaatacattttgaaGTTAGAATTGTCCAATCACATCAGGTTATAAAGTAAATGCAGGACTGCAATGCAAAACCTCACCTTGTGGATGGTTGACGAAAGTAGTGACCCAGAAGTTGGGTATTTTGGCGATCAGTTCTGACCTCTTCTGGAAGAACGGCTGGCGGAGTTTGTTGTATTTCTGTTCTACTTTTAGTATCTCCTCACTTGCTTGCTCGTTCAGTCTacacaaaataaatatatttaacaCTCATAATTAACATATGTCCATTGTAAAAGATACATGTTAGGAGTTGGAATAGGCAATGCAAATACAGATAACGACATTTACAATACTGACATTGAAAACAGACAAAAGGTCTGTCATTTCTTCTAAAACAACATTCAAACAGTCtacaatcaaaatgtattttttttaatcaatttaaTATTCTGATATGACGTTTCATAGGACATTCTCACCTGTCGATTTCATTTTGAACTTCGTCAATATGTTCAATAGCTTCCTGTTGTTCTTTTTCTGTTGGGGAAAAAAATGTAATCCATTAGTACACTTAAAAGGCGTGTGCAGTAAAATACTTGGAGTTAAGTAATAGACATTCATTCCTAAGGTCATCACGAGGGCATTTATACATGGATGACCCTTTCCAAGCAGTAAGCTACTCAAGTCCCAAACGGAGTTTCCTGCTGGCTTCTGCCAGGCGAAGGCCGCGTGGTTCAAATGTGGGTCCGCACACTTCACTTATGCACTCTCGGTCTCCTCCACGAGAAATGCCTAGCTAGCCGGTGTAGCTAACTAGCAAAAACATCTATATCTACGGGACGCCAAAATTATGTCAACGATAACATTACCCAAACTATTGTATCAATACCCTAAAAACACACCTACCATTGCTGGTTAACAATGTTATTTTGTTGTtctgtagttagctagctacatcATGGCGGAgatgcacaacaacaacacatagCCACTGGGAAGGCTAGCTAACTTGCATGGCTCGCACCATTGcttggttagctagctaacgacgTTAGCTACGCCGTAGTTTCATTTACGCAGAAACAGTTCGCAGCTAATCAAGCAACCTTACTTGATATTCTCCGTGCTAGCTAACCAACCATCTAGCTGCATAAAATAAAACACACTGAAAAATGTTTAGCTACTACTATGGAGCGAATAGTCTCTCCAAACAGATCAAGCATGCGGTAACTCGTCAAGCTAGCTAACATTTAGCTAGCCAAGGATTGTTGCGTGATGCTAGCAGCGAACATGGCCTCAGCAACACCGTTCTGAATTAGCTTGCCGCGCGATACGCAATCATCTAGACCACCACGCAGGCTGCAGCCCCTGGCCGGATAGACTTGCGTGCAAACACAACCGTATAAAATTATTGCAGTTTGTAAACTAATTTGATTAAAAGCGATCAAATTCAGTTGAACTATTAAAGAAAGTGAAAATGGCGGTGAATTGGAGGCCGCCATCCCTTACCGGAGGTTTCATCCGCTCCGTCGTGGTTTGAGTTCAGCTCCTTTTTACTCACTTTAGCCGCCGAGGCCGACATGTTTTCGCAAGCTGTGAATAACAAACTTCAGCAAGAATACTTTGTTTGTATCTGAGTTCTCCTGAACCAGGAGAATCGTGTTTTAACCGAATGTTTAAGCGTGCAGAAACAACGTGTGCAGCTTCCCCCCACACAATATAAGCGAGGAAGTCAAAGACACTCACGAAGCTCAAGCCCACTCACGCGCTCCCTTTCATTACGAACGCGCCTCGCCAAATGGAACCAACTGAACTCCGCCTCCCTTGACACTAGTGTTCTTTCTCGTTCCTAGCGTTGCATTCTGATAGGCGAGGTTGCACAAGGCGGGATTTTATTGAAACACCCTCTTTAACAACAACGTTAATCAATTTAACAGATTATTACACTGTTTGACAACTGTATATAATTTGAATAtctaatatatatatgtatatgtgcaCCTATGGAGGATCTCCATAAGGAAATTGATGTTAAGTGACTGGGAAGTCGATGCGAAATCAATACACCCTTGGAGACATTACTCCAATTATTATTAGGCCTACTCCATCAAAGATTGATATAATTTAGTAtttaatgtaattttttttgtttaagTGTTTTAATGCATGTTTGATTCATTAAACATTTGATCGGCATCAGCCGTTCTTTGTTTACCAGTTACAGCATTTTTTTAATCACGTCGCCTGTGTGCAAAGATAATGTGACAGTGACAAAACGCTTTCCATGTTCATAAAAAAAACGAATAACGAGCTAATTAGAAATATTTTTCATTCAAAGCATGAAACAAATGTGCGAGCATCTGCTGGAAAATGCTATGCTTTTTCTTCCCCAACGAAGAGCTGCAGTTGTAGAGCTGCAGTTGACTACCTAGAGCATTTGATTAATGTCCCAGGCACTCTCTGTTCCATTCTGGAACGGGCAAGCTCTTAAGCAAAGCTCTTTAGCTGGGTACTCTGCCTAGCTGTCCTGGGGAGAGCGGCTCTATGTTTGTCTTTGGTTGGTGACAGCGGAGGAACATGTGGTTCTGCTCCAGCCAATGCTGAGCCTAGAAAGGGAGATCAGGACTCGCAGACTCGCAGCAGTGTTGGCACAGGGGGATCTCTGCCACCCCTGCAGAAAGcctaaacagaaaaacaaaaggagagaggagatttaTTAACAGGAAGAGAAGAGATCAGAATGCCGGACTGGGGGAAAGGGATCTTGCAGGGCAGACATCAGAGAGGCAAAAACAAACTGGACAAGAGTCTGTGTGACTGGATTTACAAGATGTAAAGCGTTATCAAGAGGAACTCACTGTACCCACAACAGCAGAGGACTTGTTGTGTTTCAAGGATAGtgaaggtggagaggtggaacgTGAGAAGCTCTCCTGTGGTTACGAGGATGACAAATTAGCCCTTATTCagcaaggagaaaggggagcaCTCTGAGGTGAGTGAAGTGCACAGTCATACTTATTTTCACTTGGTTTAACCGTGTTGTTACACCTCTGGCACTTGTATCAGCGTAATCAATTTGTAAATAAGCAGGGCTAAGACATGCATCACTAACTTCATCACTAATCCCTGCTGGTTTATATTTGAATGATTTATTAACAGCATTTCATGCGTCAGTATAGATATTGCCAttcttaaaaaaagaaaaaatcatTTACAGGGTGAAATTGAGTTCAAGTGGTCTCTTGTGGTTGTGTTTCCCTCCATCTCGGTAGCTGTGTCTCCTTACCTCAGTGATAACGTGGAGCTCTTTGTCTCTGTGATGTGTCACTATCTAGGATCAGGAGATGCTGTCCACAGCTCAGCAGATGCTGCAGGACAGCCGCTCCAAGATTGAGCTGATTCGAATGCAGATTATCAAAGTCACCCAGACTGGTGTTGGTGATGGCCACAGCACCCATGACAGCTCCCATCATGGAGGTCAGAGATTTATGGTACAGTTGAGGAGTGGGATCATGTTTGCATGATAACAAACAGATTTTTTCTTGCAATATGAACAATATGATTGTACCATAGGGCATCGATCAGCCTTTGTGTTGTTTTCCTCTTGTGCTGTTATGACATTGAAAAGCACTCTAGAAAATTGAACGTGGTTGTAACTGACCTCTATCCCAGCCATTTGAGAAAGCATCTACGTGCACAACCATGTCTGCTGACTCGGACATATTATTTTATCTCCCTTGTACATGATGGTGTGGAGTCTGGCGGGTTTTCTGATTGAACCATGATCCTGCAGGACACTCCCCAGTGCCAGGCAGTCCCCTGGACATTCGCCTGGCAGAGTTACAGAACCAtgtccagagagagacagatgtgtTGGCGTTGGCCAGGGATGTTGTGAAACAGCTGGAAGGGCTTTCATCACAGGACCAACTGGCCCTGGCTGAGGTGAAAGACAATTTCCACATCTCATTAGCAGTCTGCAATATAGGAAAAACATCAGCATTTACATACTCTAAATATTTCCTCATGATGTATCCTAATCCCTAAGTGTGTTTTGAGAATTTATAATAGGAGTAGAGTATTGGAATATATCGTGTTTGTACTCTTGTGCATCTGCAAATTATAccttactaaccctaaccccaaccagaAAATATATTGTGCCTGCATGAAACTGTCCTTCCATCACCAGGCTCAGTCCCGTGTGCTGGAGTCCTCTCAGAAGATGGACCTTCTGCGCTTCTCCTTGGAGAGATGCCTGAAAGAGATGTCCCAGGACCATCTCCAGGAGCCTGTTATTAAAGAGGGGCTCTCCACGGGATCCTCTCCATCTGAAGGTCAAAAGCAGAACCGCCTACTCTcgttcctctccaccccctcctccacatccttcaTCAAGCCTGCTTGTCTAACAGGTATTTACAGTGTCCCGGctctaaataaaaaatatttctatACACGGTTTCATTGGTttggtgtttctctctctggaaCTAAATCATGTTTTTTGGTATTATAACATACAGGCACACTTGAGATCAAGCTAAATGGATGTGAGGACTTACTGATATCTCTACCTGGCTTGGACAAAGTGAACAATGCATCCTTGACTGTAAATAGCCAATCAGATCACAATGTCCAAAGCGCTACCAACCAACCACCTTGTCTAAACACAGACAACCTATCCAGTAAGTTTAATAGTCAGAAGCAAACATTTGATACAACTTTGATAAAACCAAAAACTTGGAGGATTGAAAGAATTGCCTATATCAAACGTCCTGCCTGAATTTGAACACCAAAGGTACTTACATCGTATATTCCAAACATGGCTGCTTGTGTGTGACAGTGGAGGTCAGTGCTGTGCTGCGGCTGGACAACAGACTGGTGGGCCGCACCCACTGGAGACCCCAAGACAAGCAGGCCTGGAAGCAGAGTTTTCACATCCAACTGGAGAGGGTGAGTGATTTAGCAGATGAATGGAAGGGATTGTCTTCACCCAACAGTAGTTCACCATACATAAGACTTTCTATTGTATTATTGCAGTACTAAGTGTGACCAGTAGAGGTCCCTCTATACTTGTCTATGTTGATGTGAATCACTTTGAACTTCTTGCtttggagaggggagagatttaTTTGCATCCTTCTGTCCAATTTTCGTCTAAAGTCTCGGGAGCTGGAAATCGGGGTCTTCTGGCAAGACTGGAGAGGGATGTGTGCTGTCAAGTTCCTGCGTCTAGAGGAGTTCATGGACAACCAGCAACATGCCCAGTGTTTATGCCTGGACCCCCAGGGCACACTCTTCACAGAGGTATCATATCTAAAGATGTCCTCTTCAACTGAAACAACCTCTACATACACATGAAATACTCAAATTTGAACACAAAATGTATCATatacttaaaaaaataatagTTTCTAGCAAAACAGTTATAAACAAGCAACCTAATTAGATAAATGAGCTACTGTGAACATAAAATCAGAATGCCTTatatgctgttggtgttatAGATCACATTTATCAACACAATCATTGAGCGCCAGCCCAAACTCAGACGGCAGAGGTGCATCTTCACAAAAGAGAAAGGTAGTGCCTATGTGGCCCCCCAATCTTCTCACAGTAGTGCTCATGTTTCTGTAGTCAGGACAGATTTTGTATCGGTAGAGCAGAACCTTGTGTTCTCTGTCCCTTTCCCTCAGGGAAGAACTTACTTCGTGCCGCCCAGATGAACATGAACTTTGCCACATGGGGTCACCTGATGATGAGTGTGCTGCCTCAGTGCAGGTCTTTTACCACGATGAGCTCATCTGGGCCTCCATCGTCTGACCCTGTGGCCGGCTCTCCCCCTTCCACAGACAAGGTCATCCCATTAACACCTCCACTGCCAGGGTGAGAAGCAACACAGCCTAGTACTGTGGGGTGAAATATGCCGCATATAGTAATGGGCATTACTGGATTGTGCATTAAATACTTTACTAATATCTCTTCAGCAGGATATGTCATTGATTTTCTGTTGAAATCTGATTGTTTTTCCCTTTTTCCCTTTGTCTTTAGTGATGTACCAGTGATCAGGCTTAACATAAGTGAGGATCAGTCATCTAAAATGTCTTGCATTGACCAGGGAAAAACTGTCCCCAGCACTGTCTCCACAGCACAAACACCACCAATGTCTAAACTGACAGAACAACAGGTGATCATCCCAACCAGGGCCCCCTTGATCATAAATACAGCATGGCAGCATTATTGATTACATTTATTTACTGTACTGGTGTTAGAATCTATATCCACCATCTTTGAAACAGTATCTCTTTCTTTTCAGCCCACCATTGGAAACAACACaccagagagcagaggagatggATCTGATTCCAAGTATTatgaacacacacgcgcgcgtgccATAACATGGTGCTCTAGTATGCTTCTGTCTAAGGATGTTTATAAGTGTTATGACATAAATGAAAAGTAATAAATGCTATTTGGCCCCTCTACCAGGATGAAGATGGAGGATTTCAAATGCATCTCTGTTTTGGGAAGAGGACACTTTGGGAAGGTTGTTCGTTTTGTCAATGGAAACTAGAATGAATTGAtttggttgttgttttttttgtttgtcgtATTTGATGTGTTTTTGTATTCAGGTACTTCTAGCTGAGTTTAAGAAAACAGGAACACTGTATGCCATAAAAGCATTGAAGAAAAGGGAAATTGTGACTCGTGATGAAGTTGACAGGTCAGTAATAGCCCCATGGAAAATGCATGGCACAAGGAAATGGACCGAAGTAATTGCTAAGTGCTCATTCAGGGTTATCGTTTCCCAGTCTAATGAGCGAGAGGAGGATCTTTGAAATGAGTCATCCCTTTCTGGTGAATCTGCATGGCTGCTTCCAGACCAGTGAGCATGTGTGCTTCGTCATGGAGTACTCACCAGGAGGTGACCTAATGATCCACATCCACAATAATGTCTTCTCTGAAGTTCAGGCTAGGTAAGAAACGTtcatacacgcacatgcacgtttgcacacacacacacacttcattgataataattgtattttctgTTTGACTTTGTGTTACAGGTTTTACTCAGCCTGTGTTTTGTTGGGTCTAGAGTTCCTACATCTGAATAAAATAGTTTATAGGTGAGAATGACatatatttcatt from Osmerus eperlanus chromosome 28, fOsmEpe2.1, whole genome shotgun sequence includes these protein-coding regions:
- the seta gene encoding SET nuclear proto-oncogene a; translated protein: MSASAAKVSKKELNSNHDGADETSEKEQQEAIEHIDEVQNEIDRLNEQASEEILKVEQKYNKLRQPFFQKRSELIAKIPNFWVTTFVNHPQVSALLGEEDEEALHYLTRVEVTEFEDIKSGYRIDFYFDENPYFENKVLSKEFHLNESGDPSSKSTEIKWKSGKDLTKRSSQTQNKAGRKRQHEEPESFFTWFTDHSDAGADELGEVIKDDIWPNPLQYYLVPDMDDEEGEGEDDDEDEEGLEDIDEEGDEDEGEDDEEDDGDDGEDDDGEDD
- the LOC134015235 gene encoding serine/threonine-protein kinase N2-like isoform X1; this encodes MLSTAQQMLQDSRSKIELIRMQIIKVTQTGVGDGHSTHDSSHHGGHSPVPGSPLDIRLAELQNHVQRETDVLALARDVVKQLEGLSSQDQLALAEAQSRVLESSQKMDLLRFSLERCLKEMSQDHLQEPVIKEGLSTGSSPSEGQKQNRLLSFLSTPSSTSFIKPACLTGTLEIKLNGCEDLLISLPGLDKVNNASLTVNSQSDHNVQSATNQPPCLNTDNLSMEVSAVLRLDNRLVGRTHWRPQDKQAWKQSFHIQLERSRELEIGVFWQDWRGMCAVKFLRLEEFMDNQQHAQCLCLDPQGTLFTEITFINTIIERQPKLRRQRCIFTKEKGKNLLRAAQMNMNFATWGHLMMSVLPQCRSFTTMSSSGPPSSDPVAGSPPSTDKVIPLTPPLPGDVPVIRLNISEDQSSKMSCIDQGKTVPSTVSTAQTPPMSKLTEQQPTIGNNTPESRGDGSDSKMKMEDFKCISVLGRGHFGKVLLAEFKKTGTLYAIKALKKREIVTRDEVDSLMSERRIFEMSHPFLVNLHGCFQTSEHVCFVMEYSPGGDLMIHIHNNVFSEVQARFYSACVLLGLEFLHLNKIVYRDLKLDNLLMDADGFIKITDFGLCKEGMGHGDRTSTFCGTPEFLAPEVLTDDNYTRAVDWWGMGVLIFEMLVGESPFPGEDEEEVFDSIVNDDVQYPSCLSPDSASIIQKLLKKNPLKRLGGGEEDATEVKGEKFFKTIDWDALLAKKVKPPFLPLIKASMDVSNFDKEFTKLQPVLSPPPVSCSLSSEQQQAFVDFDFSTLHG
- the LOC134015235 gene encoding serine/threonine-protein kinase N2-like isoform X2, whose product is MDLLRFSLERCLKEMSQDHLQEPVIKEGLSTGSSPSEGQKQNRLLSFLSTPSSTSFIKPACLTGTLEIKLNGCEDLLISLPGLDKVNNASLTVNSQSDHNVQSATNQPPCLNTDNLSMEVSAVLRLDNRLVGRTHWRPQDKQAWKQSFHIQLERSRELEIGVFWQDWRGMCAVKFLRLEEFMDNQQHAQCLCLDPQGTLFTEITFINTIIERQPKLRRQRCIFTKEKGKNLLRAAQMNMNFATWGHLMMSVLPQCRSFTTMSSSGPPSSDPVAGSPPSTDKVIPLTPPLPGDVPVIRLNISEDQSSKMSCIDQGKTVPSTVSTAQTPPMSKLTEQQPTIGNNTPESRGDGSDSKMKMEDFKCISVLGRGHFGKVLLAEFKKTGTLYAIKALKKREIVTRDEVDSLMSERRIFEMSHPFLVNLHGCFQTSEHVCFVMEYSPGGDLMIHIHNNVFSEVQARFYSACVLLGLEFLHLNKIVYRDLKLDNLLMDADGFIKITDFGLCKEGMGHGDRTSTFCGTPEFLAPEVLTDDNYTRAVDWWGMGVLIFEMLVGESPFPGEDEEEVFDSIVNDDVQYPSCLSPDSASIIQKLLKKNPLKRLGGGEEDATEVKGEKFFKTIDWDALLAKKVKPPFLPLIKASMDVSNFDKEFTKLQPVLSPPPVSCSLSSEQQQAFVDFDFSTLHG